A stretch of Acidobacteriota bacterium DNA encodes these proteins:
- a CDS encoding acid phosphatase — MSAANKAVIALTLAAIGAVGCGKGAEAPRASNALAVAVAWKETSAEYEALYLQGFNVARMHVDRALRDGRRSLAVISDLDDTVLDTRDYWREVLEADAQLFEDARWDLWVAKNKVRASPGALDFLNFCRDSGVEVFYITNRDQGPKTMELALGNMKAAGLPFADAEHLTVITDSSDKEPRQRQVAQSHDVVVFLGDNLNDFRRSYYVTDAQSRRQRLTADTSEFGRRFILFPNPTDGHWIRAILGESEPSPTQETLDRLHQLIGRR, encoded by the coding sequence GTGAGCGCCGCAAATAAGGCAGTCATCGCGCTGACCCTTGCCGCGATCGGCGCGGTTGGCTGCGGTAAAGGGGCGGAGGCGCCGCGCGCGAGCAATGCGCTCGCCGTGGCGGTGGCCTGGAAGGAAACGTCCGCTGAGTACGAGGCTCTGTATCTGCAGGGCTTTAATGTCGCAAGGATGCACGTGGACCGTGCGCTCAGAGACGGGCGCCGATCCCTGGCGGTCATCTCGGATCTTGATGACACGGTGCTGGACACGCGCGACTACTGGCGCGAAGTGCTCGAGGCCGACGCGCAGTTGTTTGAAGACGCCCGCTGGGACCTGTGGGTGGCAAAAAACAAGGTGCGCGCCAGTCCAGGCGCGTTGGACTTCCTGAACTTCTGCCGTGATTCTGGCGTCGAGGTGTTCTACATCACGAACCGCGATCAGGGGCCGAAGACGATGGAGCTGGCGCTCGGCAACATGAAGGCCGCCGGCCTGCCGTTTGCGGATGCCGAACATCTGACCGTCATCACCGACAGCTCGGACAAGGAACCGCGTCAGCGCCAGGTGGCGCAGTCCCACGACGTCGTGGTTTTCCTGGGCGACAACCTGAACGACTTTCGGCGGTCCTACTACGTCACCGACGCCCAGAGCCGACGCCAGCGGCTGACCGCGGACACGTCCGAGTTCGGGCGGCGTTTTATCCTGTTCCCGAATCCCACGGACGGCCACTGGATCCGCGCTATTCTTGGCGAATCCGAACCGTCGCCGACCCAGGAGACCCTGGATCGACTGCATCAACTGATCGGCCGGCGCTGA
- a CDS encoding sigma-70 family RNA polymerase sigma factor, translating into MTTSNHPASTSSDDRLWLAARSGNRDAFGLIVTRYQSLVCSVAYSGLGNIAASQDLAQETFVTAWRQMDDLREPAKLRGWLCGIARTLVANVRRKETRRGGVPASLDAIAEPATAADDPLAQAVSREEEVLLWRAIGALPESYREPIVLFYREEQSVADVAALLNLSQETVKQRLSRGRAMLRGEVASLVESALSRTRPSGAFTAGVLAAITVVAPTASAAATAGASAAAAGAASSTKGALGLGGGAVVVGPAAGLATAWLASKLLRLTARSTAEQRVIGRQFKQGVTFALVMVVGLLAGIFASLKYFPDSPWVLITLTCAWTGILLVRLGLVNDNLQREIDRVRVETGTTDAEYAPHLASRGVSAGPQRYSSSWQLFGLPLFAYATGGLDVGSYRTRGARGWIAIGDLAFSPLLAIGGMAVAPIAIGGVTVGVLSLSIAGVAFGMLAFGSVAAGWWAIGAVAVGWKAAAGAAAVARDYAVGSMARAAEANTIVAVEWFRSQWFTPVAAIFGAMVPWLILLAIVVPLGLIARRAWALRRSS; encoded by the coding sequence ATGACCACTTCCAATCACCCGGCCTCCACGTCGTCTGACGACCGACTCTGGCTGGCCGCCCGTTCCGGCAACCGCGACGCCTTCGGCCTCATCGTCACGCGCTATCAGTCGCTGGTGTGTTCAGTGGCGTATTCCGGCCTGGGCAACATTGCGGCGTCACAGGACCTGGCGCAAGAGACGTTTGTCACCGCGTGGCGGCAGATGGATGACTTGCGGGAGCCCGCCAAGCTGCGCGGCTGGTTGTGCGGCATCGCGCGCACGCTGGTCGCGAACGTTCGCCGCAAGGAAACACGGCGCGGAGGTGTGCCGGCATCGCTCGATGCGATTGCCGAACCCGCCACCGCCGCTGACGACCCGCTGGCACAGGCCGTCAGTCGGGAAGAAGAAGTGTTGCTGTGGCGCGCGATCGGCGCGCTGCCCGAGTCCTATCGCGAGCCCATCGTCCTGTTCTACCGTGAAGAACAGTCCGTGGCCGACGTCGCAGCGTTGCTGAACCTGAGCCAGGAGACCGTCAAGCAGCGGCTTTCGCGAGGCCGGGCGATGCTGCGTGGTGAGGTGGCGTCGCTCGTCGAGTCCGCGCTCTCTCGCACGCGCCCGAGCGGTGCATTCACCGCAGGCGTACTCGCGGCCATCACGGTGGTCGCACCCACGGCCAGCGCCGCCGCAACGGCGGGAGCATCGGCTGCGGCGGCCGGTGCCGCGTCCTCCACCAAAGGCGCGCTCGGCCTTGGCGGCGGCGCGGTCGTCGTTGGGCCGGCGGCCGGGCTGGCCACAGCCTGGCTCGCGTCAAAGCTTCTGCGCCTGACCGCACGGTCGACCGCCGAGCAGCGCGTCATCGGCCGGCAGTTCAAGCAAGGCGTCACGTTCGCGCTCGTCATGGTCGTCGGCCTGCTTGCCGGGATCTTCGCCAGCCTGAAGTACTTTCCGGATTCGCCGTGGGTGCTGATCACCCTCACGTGCGCGTGGACCGGCATCCTGCTGGTTCGGCTCGGACTTGTGAACGACAACCTTCAGCGCGAGATCGATCGCGTTCGTGTGGAAACCGGGACGACCGATGCCGAGTATGCCCCGCATCTCGCAAGCCGAGGCGTTTCGGCCGGCCCGCAGCGCTATTCCTCCTCGTGGCAATTGTTCGGCCTTCCGCTGTTCGCGTATGCGACCGGTGGCCTTGATGTCGGTTCGTACCGGACACGCGGTGCGCGCGGATGGATTGCGATTGGTGACCTGGCGTTCAGCCCACTCCTGGCGATCGGGGGAATGGCTGTTGCTCCCATTGCGATCGGCGGCGTCACGGTTGGAGTGCTCAGTCTCAGCATCGCGGGCGTGGCGTTCGGAATGCTGGCGTTCGGCAGCGTCGCGGCCGGCTGGTGGGCCATCGGTGCGGTCGCAGTTGGATGGAAGGCAGCCGCCGGTGCCGCAGCCGTGGCGCGCGACTATGCGGTGGGCAGCATGGCTCGCGCCGCTGAGGCCAACACCATCGTCGCGGTTGAGTGGTTCAGGTCTCAGTGGTTCACGCCGGTCGCCGCGATCTTCGGCGCGATGGTCCCGTGGCTCATCCTGCTGGCGATTGTTGTACCGCTCGGCCTGATCGCCAGGCGCGCGTGGGCGCTGCGCCGGTCGAGTTAA
- a CDS encoding RNA polymerase sigma factor encodes MFQTAQVQPPGGARGLSNRHRAGGVLPLRNMREAAQAVPRFVTTEVRHIDIDQEFEARLKDSSTLAFRVAFSVLRHHQDAEDVAQDAFARAHRGFSQLRDREAFRAWLVRMTWRLALDHRRGHLRRVAREQVPVEWNDSNAAPSSEQQVIAAERARRLWEAIDRLPEVLRLTVVLASIQEHSMKEVAVLTGAPEGTVKSRVFDAKKLLKEMLT; translated from the coding sequence ATGTTTCAAACAGCACAGGTTCAGCCACCTGGCGGGGCGCGAGGCCTGTCCAACCGGCATCGGGCCGGCGGCGTCTTGCCCCTCAGGAACATGCGTGAAGCCGCCCAAGCCGTGCCACGATTCGTGACCACCGAGGTGCGCCACATCGATATCGATCAGGAGTTCGAGGCCCGGCTCAAGGATTCGTCCACGCTGGCATTCCGCGTGGCGTTCAGCGTCCTGCGGCATCACCAGGATGCGGAGGATGTGGCCCAGGACGCGTTTGCCCGGGCCCATCGGGGGTTTTCCCAGTTGCGTGACCGCGAGGCCTTCCGGGCATGGCTGGTGCGCATGACCTGGCGGCTGGCGCTGGACCATCGGCGCGGCCACCTCCGGCGCGTGGCGCGTGAACAGGTGCCGGTGGAGTGGAACGACTCGAACGCCGCGCCCTCGAGCGAGCAGCAGGTCATTGCCGCTGAACGCGCGCGGCGGCTGTGGGAGGCGATCGACCGGCTTCCGGAAGTCCTGCGTCTGACGGTGGTGCTTGCGTCAATTCAAGAACACTCGATGAAGGAAGTGGCGGTGCTGACTGGCGCGCCTGAAGGCACCGTAAAGTCTCGCGTGTTCGACGCCAAGAAGTTGTTGAAGGAGATGCTGACATGA
- a CDS encoding multicopper oxidase domain-containing protein has translation MHRRDLLRLMGLASFAPALRPLSRFQTNTPDVEIELTAAPGEVSIQPGAPTRVWKFTGRVLRGPATTLETIPGSYLGPVIRLRKGQRVRIRFHNRLLEPSIVHWHGLDVPDVADGHPRLAVEGGRDYVYDFEVINRAGMHWYHPHPHMRTGAQVYQGLAGLLLVSDAEEDALGLPAGNGELLCVLQDRRIDKQNQFEYAAGGMGMAAMMQTMNGWIGDTVLVNGRSRPATDVDRRTCRVRILNGSNARIYKLAWSDGTPLTIIGGDGGLLERARTAQALTLAPGQRADMLLDLSGHAAGSTVELRSLAYPAEAVGRAGMMAETSPLPQGAAITLMTLKVSGTVGTRVRLPERLSAPVPLWAVRTDAPVRRVALQFRQMNWLMNGRTFEMDTVAADETVAAGATQVWELVNETNPMGMAMAHPIHIHGRQFRILSRSGAETNPLNEGFSDGAPTDTVLVLPGQTVRLQVTFSQLPGLYLYHCHILEHEDMGMMRNFRITGRA, from the coding sequence ATGCATCGTCGAGACCTTTTGCGCCTGATGGGGCTGGCATCGTTTGCGCCGGCCCTGCGACCCCTTTCCCGCTTCCAGACCAACACGCCGGACGTGGAGATCGAGCTGACCGCCGCACCTGGCGAAGTCTCGATCCAGCCAGGAGCACCAACGCGCGTGTGGAAGTTCACGGGCCGGGTACTCCGCGGTCCGGCGACCACGCTTGAAACTATTCCGGGCTCGTACCTCGGCCCCGTGATCCGGCTTCGCAAGGGCCAGCGGGTTCGCATCAGGTTCCACAACCGCCTGCTCGAGCCATCCATCGTCCACTGGCATGGACTCGACGTGCCCGATGTGGCCGACGGGCATCCGCGGCTGGCGGTGGAGGGCGGGCGCGATTACGTGTACGACTTCGAGGTCATCAATCGGGCCGGCATGCACTGGTATCACCCGCACCCGCACATGCGCACCGGCGCCCAGGTTTACCAGGGCCTGGCCGGACTGTTGCTGGTGTCGGACGCCGAGGAAGACGCGCTGGGACTGCCGGCGGGTAACGGCGAGCTGCTGTGTGTGCTGCAGGACCGGCGCATCGACAAACAAAACCAGTTTGAATACGCCGCAGGCGGCATGGGCATGGCGGCGATGATGCAGACCATGAACGGCTGGATCGGCGACACGGTTCTGGTCAACGGGCGATCGCGGCCCGCGACAGATGTGGACCGCCGGACGTGCCGCGTCCGCATCCTCAACGGGTCCAATGCGCGCATCTACAAGCTGGCGTGGAGCGACGGAACACCGCTCACGATCATCGGTGGTGATGGCGGCCTGTTGGAGCGGGCCCGCACGGCACAGGCACTAACACTGGCGCCCGGCCAACGCGCCGACATGCTGCTTGACCTCTCGGGCCACGCCGCAGGTTCCACTGTGGAACTGCGCAGCCTCGCCTACCCCGCTGAAGCTGTCGGCCGGGCTGGGATGATGGCCGAAACGTCGCCGCTGCCGCAGGGCGCGGCAATCACGCTCATGACGCTGAAGGTGTCGGGTACCGTTGGCACGCGCGTGCGGTTGCCTGAGCGTCTTTCGGCGCCGGTGCCACTCTGGGCGGTCAGGACGGACGCGCCGGTTCGGCGTGTGGCTCTGCAGTTTCGCCAGATGAACTGGCTGATGAACGGCCGCACGTTCGAGATGGACACGGTGGCCGCCGACGAGACCGTGGCGGCCGGTGCCACGCAGGTGTGGGAACTGGTCAACGAGACCAACCCGATGGGGATGGCGATGGCCCATCCCATCCATATTCATGGGCGGCAGTTCCGCATCCTGTCACGGTCTGGCGCCGAGACCAATCCGCTGAATGAAGGCTTCAGTGATGGCGCGCCCACGGACACGGTGCTGGTGCTGCCGGGGCAGACCGTGCGGCTGCAGGTGACGTTCTCGCAGTTGCCCGGGCTCTACCTGTATCACTGCCACATCCTCGAACACGAGGACATGGGCATGATGCGCAACTTCCGCATCACCGGGCGCGCGTAA
- a CDS encoding prevent-host-death family protein, translated as MPGTEVNVGVRELRQNLSVYLSRLSDGTVFRVTDRGVAVALLIPLPAASTPVERMVSTGRATPATRDLLSLGRPSGKASSALSKALRDVREDRL; from the coding sequence ATGCCCGGCACTGAAGTCAACGTGGGCGTGCGCGAGTTGAGGCAGAACCTCAGTGTCTACCTTAGCCGCCTGTCTGATGGCACAGTCTTTCGGGTGACGGACCGCGGCGTGGCCGTAGCGTTGTTGATTCCCTTGCCGGCAGCCTCCACGCCCGTAGAGCGGATGGTGTCAACCGGCCGGGCGACTCCGGCCACCCGCGACCTCTTGTCCCTGGGGCGTCCCTCGGGAAAAGCGAGCAGCGCGCTGTCGAAAGCCCTTCGTGACGTGCGAGAGGATCGACTGTGA
- a CDS encoding thioredoxin domain-containing protein, with protein sequence MSACASPAERSWDVHTLLYQASPASAVTAESLSTSLKLDSQKLDQCAAGLGRDIVDQDIEDARKPGVFSTPTFVVGTVKNDVLEAQLRLSGAVAQAVFAKGLRQLPRGR encoded by the coding sequence CTGTCGGCGTGTGCGTCCCCTGCAGAACGATCCTGGGACGTTCACACGCTCCTATACCAGGCATCGCCAGCATCGGCGGTGACCGCCGAGTCGCTTTCCACGTCACTCAAGCTTGACTCCCAGAAACTTGATCAGTGTGCCGCAGGACTCGGACGGGACATCGTCGACCAGGACATTGAGGATGCCCGCAAGCCTGGGGTTTTCAGCACGCCGACCTTCGTCGTCGGAACAGTCAAGAACGACGTCTTGGAGGCACAGCTCCGGCTATCTGGTGCCGTGGCTCAGGCAGTCTTCGCGAAGGGCCTTCGACAACTGCCAAGAGGCAGGTGA
- a CDS encoding sigma-70 family RNA polymerase sigma factor translates to MVGCPGHGSGLHHARTGGPAGGRSWCAGTRGLTLDDDLRRLARQRLRGERDGHTLDTTALVHEAYMRLTSQRLVSASDRSEFFAAASNTMRRILVDYARGRGRQKRGAGAARVPIEDVEPFLSARATEETLALDQALTRLAAANPRAASVFEQRLFGGLSLDEIATAHGLSTKTVHRDWEAARSWLRKEVGRDLSTAELPGR, encoded by the coding sequence GTGGTAGGATGCCCGGGCCATGGAAGCGGGCTCCATCACGCGCGGACTGGCGGACCTGCGGGCGGGAGATCCTGGTGCGCTGGAACGCGTGGTCTCACTCTTGACGACGACCTGCGCCGTCTGGCCCGGCAGCGCCTGAGGGGTGAGCGCGATGGGCACACCCTCGACACCACGGCCCTTGTGCACGAAGCGTATATGCGCCTGACCAGCCAGCGGCTGGTGTCAGCGTCTGATCGCTCCGAGTTCTTTGCGGCGGCCTCCAACACCATGCGGCGGATTCTGGTGGACTACGCGCGCGGCCGGGGCCGCCAGAAGCGGGGTGCAGGTGCCGCCAGGGTCCCGATCGAAGACGTTGAACCGTTTCTGTCGGCGAGGGCCACGGAGGAAACACTGGCGCTCGATCAGGCGCTGACTCGGCTGGCCGCCGCCAACCCACGGGCCGCCAGCGTGTTCGAGCAACGGCTGTTTGGCGGGCTCTCACTGGATGAGATCGCCACCGCACACGGCCTGTCCACCAAGACCGTTCACCGCGACTGGGAGGCGGCTCGCTCATGGCTGCGCAAGGAAGTGGGCCGCGACCTCAGTACGGCGGAGCTGCCCGGACGATGA
- a CDS encoding PQQ-binding-like beta-propeller repeat protein: MRAVLSLTSLLTVAAGTVMFADNWPHWRGPSHNGVSTETGLPVTWGATCVADAATGAVAAAPAAPQGRGGGREGRPLTPFACANLKTENVSWKLPLPAYSGSTPIIWGDTIFLNVATGANNGALELWAVDRRKQTVSWKRPLADSNHMERKQNMSSPSPVTDGRHVWVMTGVGTLQAFDFAGKEIWSRNVQTDYGRFGLNWGYASSPLLKDNALYVQVLHGMKTDDPSYLLKIDAATGKTIWRVERLTEAVSESPDSYTTPAWAEISGRPEVIITGGDVVSGHNPATGAEYWRADVLNPQRGRNYRIVASPTVVGDLVIAPTRENPMVAIRPGGNGDVAGSHVAWTFAQGPDVPTPVSDGKLLYVVRDRGVAFALDAKTGAVVYGPERLPSGTYSASPILADGKIYVTTEEEGITTVYRAGPKFEVLASNRLADDCSPYCLSTVAISEGQIFMRTASFLWAIGERRK; this comes from the coding sequence ATGCGCGCAGTGCTTAGCCTGACCTCGTTGCTCACCGTCGCGGCCGGTACCGTGATGTTCGCCGACAACTGGCCACATTGGCGCGGCCCCTCCCACAACGGCGTCAGCACAGAAACCGGGCTGCCCGTGACGTGGGGGGCCACGTGCGTGGCCGACGCGGCAACTGGTGCGGTTGCCGCGGCACCCGCGGCCCCGCAAGGACGTGGCGGTGGTCGAGAAGGTAGACCGCTGACACCGTTTGCGTGTGCGAACCTCAAGACAGAAAACGTTTCGTGGAAGTTGCCGCTGCCCGCCTACAGCGGCTCCACCCCGATCATCTGGGGCGATACGATCTTTCTCAACGTGGCCACGGGCGCCAACAATGGCGCACTCGAGTTGTGGGCCGTTGATCGGCGCAAGCAGACAGTGTCCTGGAAGCGTCCGCTTGCCGACTCAAACCACATGGAGCGTAAGCAGAACATGTCGTCACCCTCGCCGGTGACTGATGGCCGCCATGTGTGGGTGATGACGGGCGTGGGCACGCTGCAAGCCTTTGACTTCGCCGGCAAGGAAATCTGGTCGCGCAACGTGCAGACCGACTACGGCCGCTTCGGGCTGAACTGGGGCTACGCGTCGTCGCCGCTGCTCAAGGACAACGCGCTGTACGTGCAGGTGCTGCATGGGATGAAAACGGATGACCCGTCGTACCTGTTGAAGATTGACGCAGCCACGGGCAAGACCATCTGGCGTGTGGAGCGGCTGACCGAGGCCGTGTCAGAATCGCCGGACTCCTACACCACGCCGGCGTGGGCCGAGATCAGCGGCCGCCCGGAGGTAATCATCACCGGCGGCGACGTGGTGTCGGGCCACAATCCTGCGACGGGTGCTGAATACTGGCGGGCCGACGTCCTGAATCCACAGCGTGGCCGTAACTACCGCATCGTGGCGTCACCCACCGTGGTCGGCGATCTCGTGATCGCGCCGACACGAGAGAATCCGATGGTGGCCATCAGGCCTGGCGGCAACGGGGACGTGGCCGGCTCGCACGTGGCGTGGACTTTTGCGCAGGGCCCGGATGTGCCTACGCCCGTCAGCGACGGAAAACTCCTCTATGTCGTGCGCGACCGGGGAGTGGCCTTCGCACTCGATGCGAAGACGGGCGCGGTGGTGTACGGGCCCGAACGGCTGCCATCAGGCACCTACAGCGCATCGCCGATTCTGGCGGACGGCAAGATCTATGTGACCACCGAAGAGGAAGGGATCACGACGGTCTATCGCGCCGGTCCCAAGTTCGAAGTGCTTGCGTCCAATCGCCTGGCCGACGACTGTTCGCCGTACTGCCTCAGCACGGTGGCGATCTCTGAAGGGCAGATCTTCATGCGCACCGCGTCGTTCCTGTGGGCGATCGGTGAGCGCCGCAAATAA
- a CDS encoding type II toxin-antitoxin system VapC family toxin, with amino-acid sequence MNFRPVYLDASAIVKLVVPEAETDALISALAEWPDRVTSVVARVEVHRALRRAGATPSQRTRADAVLAGLVLIRVDEPVLARAVALRDPHLRALDAIHLATALSLGDDPEAFIAYDTRLAQAAKTQRLPVAHPGVTRLE; translated from the coding sequence GTGAATTTTCGGCCGGTCTATCTCGACGCGTCGGCGATCGTGAAGCTCGTCGTGCCCGAAGCTGAAACCGATGCGCTGATCAGTGCGCTCGCGGAGTGGCCCGATCGGGTGACGTCGGTGGTGGCCCGTGTGGAGGTTCACCGCGCCCTGAGGCGTGCGGGCGCCACGCCATCACAACGTACGCGGGCCGATGCGGTGTTGGCCGGCCTTGTGCTGATCCGGGTGGACGAACCGGTGCTGGCACGGGCCGTGGCTCTGCGCGATCCCCACCTGCGCGCACTGGATGCGATCCATCTGGCCACGGCCCTGTCGCTTGGCGACGATCCCGAAGCGTTCATTGCGTACGACACCAGGCTCGCGCAGGCGGCGAAAACACAGCGCCTCCCGGTCGCCCATCCAGGCGTGACGCGACTGGAGTGA
- a CDS encoding PQQ-binding-like beta-propeller repeat protein — protein MLLRRTLLAAALLALALTPVARAGDQAQAPVATPPSWTQWGGPSRDFHSPSTGLADSWPAEGPPVIWTRPLGNGHSAVVVDDGRLFTMYRTGNARAKVGPWKSEEVVAALDAKTGATLWEHTYPSRQEDFSFGAGPHATPLVVGDRVFSVGTNQQLFALDKRTGKVLWSHDFITEFKSPELLIRPVVKVGYGCSPIAFRDTIICSVGGPGQSVMAFRQSDGAVVWKSGDFLTSGAAPILIEMGGRPQVVFLAGSTITGLDPSTGAILWSHPHDPGNDLNCSTPLFGPDHVLFMSSAYQAGSRAIQLSQTGDTTNTEELWFTNRVRFMFLGAIRVGDFVYGTTGDFGPAFLTALDIKTGVSAWQVRGFARASLLHADGKTIVMNEDGDLALARLSPTGAEILARAKVFDTTSWTAPTLVGTTLYARDREKVVALDLGVKGVSQSAAGRSVSRAPANLNVGRGDLSQSKVSRPEVTFPASLAGSWQLDTATSTITDGAGFSGLMAAGAPRWMFVTQPLNGALVVESPINTGHTRFYRPGRSTTTDTKDGTITMNTSWIGKTLVAEGRAVTGGGATTAVKETISRDGDALVVEIVAGDKTSRLRYTRLLDVGPCETWPTPCKRAK, from the coding sequence ATGCTTCTCCGACGAACTCTGCTGGCGGCTGCGCTGCTGGCGCTGGCGCTGACGCCCGTGGCGCGCGCGGGCGATCAGGCGCAGGCGCCGGTGGCCACTCCGCCGAGCTGGACACAATGGGGCGGACCGTCGCGCGACTTTCACTCGCCGTCCACCGGCCTCGCGGATTCGTGGCCGGCCGAGGGGCCGCCGGTCATCTGGACCCGCCCGCTCGGCAATGGACACTCGGCCGTCGTGGTTGACGATGGCCGGTTGTTCACGATGTACCGCACGGGCAACGCGCGCGCGAAGGTTGGGCCGTGGAAGAGCGAGGAAGTGGTGGCCGCCCTCGACGCGAAGACCGGCGCCACGCTCTGGGAACACACCTATCCCTCGCGCCAGGAAGACTTCAGCTTCGGCGCCGGTCCACACGCCACGCCGCTTGTGGTCGGCGACCGCGTCTTCAGTGTCGGCACGAACCAGCAGTTGTTCGCGCTCGATAAACGCACGGGGAAGGTCCTCTGGTCGCATGACTTCATCACCGAGTTCAAATCGCCCGAGCTGCTGATTCGCCCTGTCGTGAAAGTGGGCTACGGATGCAGCCCGATCGCTTTCCGCGACACCATCATCTGCAGCGTGGGCGGGCCAGGGCAGTCGGTCATGGCCTTCCGGCAGTCCGACGGCGCGGTCGTCTGGAAAAGCGGCGACTTCCTCACCTCGGGCGCTGCGCCAATCTTGATCGAGATGGGCGGCCGGCCGCAGGTGGTGTTCCTCGCCGGCAGCACAATCACCGGCCTCGATCCGTCCACGGGCGCCATCCTCTGGTCGCATCCCCACGATCCCGGCAACGACCTGAACTGCAGCACGCCGCTCTTCGGGCCCGACCATGTGCTCTTCATGTCGTCGGCGTACCAGGCCGGAAGCCGCGCGATTCAACTCAGCCAGACGGGCGACACCACCAACACCGAAGAACTCTGGTTCACGAATCGCGTGCGATTCATGTTCCTCGGCGCCATCCGTGTCGGTGATTTTGTGTACGGCACCACTGGCGATTTTGGTCCCGCATTCCTGACGGCCCTCGATATCAAGACGGGCGTATCAGCCTGGCAAGTTCGCGGCTTCGCCCGCGCCAGCCTCCTCCACGCCGACGGTAAAACCATCGTCATGAACGAAGACGGCGACCTGGCCCTCGCGCGGCTGTCACCCACGGGCGCAGAGATCCTCGCGCGCGCGAAAGTGTTCGACACCACATCGTGGACGGCACCGACACTGGTGGGAACCACGTTGTATGCGCGCGACCGCGAGAAGGTCGTCGCGCTGGATCTGGGGGTGAAGGGGGTGAGTCAGAGCGCCGCAGGGCGTAGCGTCAGCCGCGCCCCTGCCAATCTGAACGTTGGCCGTGGTGACCTGAGCCAGTCGAAGGTCAGCCGCCCCGAGGTGACCTTCCCAGCTTCCCTCGCCGGCTCGTGGCAACTCGACACGGCCACAAGCACGATCACTGATGGGGCGGGCTTCTCAGGACTCATGGCCGCCGGCGCGCCGCGATGGATGTTCGTCACCCAGCCGCTCAACGGCGCACTCGTCGTCGAAAGCCCAATCAACACAGGTCACACGCGTTTCTACCGTCCGGGTCGCTCGACGACGACGGACACCAAAGACGGCACGATCACGATGAACACGTCCTGGATTGGCAAGACGCTCGTGGCAGAAGGGCGCGCGGTCACGGGCGGCGGCGCGACCACCGCGGTGAAGGAGACGATTTCGCGCGATGGAGATGCGCTTGTCGTCGAGATTGTGGCCGGGGACAAAACGAGCCGGCTGCGATATACGCGCCTGCTGGACGTCGGCCCGTGTGAGACCTGGCCGACGCCCTGCAAGAGAGCAAAGTGA